One Brienomyrus brachyistius isolate T26 chromosome 24, BBRACH_0.4, whole genome shotgun sequence DNA segment encodes these proteins:
- the LOC125720125 gene encoding T-cell immunoglobulin and mucin domain-containing protein 4-like — translation MTARGPCMPALLLILIHVMPVAESSEMITGFVGYNVTLPCSYDAQYYGGLHVCWGRGEIPRSGCDNEIIATDGFKVTRRKSHRYQLSGDLNQGDVSLTIIDAEMGDSGIYGCRVEIPGWFNDLKIQVTLTIQNIRKTTASPTDAASPATQTAISLTRGYYGNYSTGSSAANTPQGSAHTDRSFLIIVPVAVILLLLLLLVLVTGLWLHKRKQQREARTLAAVEHQADASVHYGNVGAHIGFHTRGMATENIYDQRDFGDYESCP, via the exons ATGACAGCGCGTGGCCCCTGTATGCCGGCATTATTGTTAATTCTGATTCACGTTATGCCAG TTGCTGAGAGCTCAGAGATGATCACCGGATTTGTTGGGTATAACGTGACCCTGCCGTGCTCCTACGATGCACAGTATTATGGGGGACTTCATGTGTGCTGGGGGAGAGGTGAAATACCTCGAAGTGGCTGTGACAATGAAATCATCGCGACAGATGGATTTAAAGTGACACGGAGAAAATCACACAGGTATCAGTTAAGTGGTGACCTGAATCAGGGTGACGTTTCTCTGACCATCATCGATGCTGAGATGGGAGATTCTGGGATATACGGCTGTCGTGTGGAAATACCCGGATGGTTTAATGATCTGAAAATCCAAGTTACCTTGACCATACAGA ATATTCGCAAAACGACTGCATCACCCACCGATGCTGCCAGTCCAGCGACACAGACTGCGATCAGTCTAACACGAG GTTACTATGGTAATTATTCTACAGGAAGTTCCGCTGCAAACACTCCTCAAGGCAGCGCTCAT acagacagatccttCCTCATCATTGTACCTGTAGCAGTGAtcctgctgttgctgctgctgctggtccTGGTGACAGGTCTCTGGTTACATAAAC gAAAACAGCAGAGAGAAGCGAGGACACTGGCTGCAGT ggaacatcaggcagatgcctcagtgcattatgggaacgTGGGCGCCCACATTGGGTTCCACACCAGAGGGATGGCCACAGAGAACATATATGACCAAAGGGACTTTGGCGACTATGAATCCTGCCCTTAA